The following proteins are encoded in a genomic region of Sorangiineae bacterium MSr12523:
- a CDS encoding HEAT repeat domain-containing protein, producing MLTPPLARNLEASVRDLESTRPSTRASSIADLVRHAQGDAAVRTRAIPLLEKALASDAAPEVRSAAAVALGDLGANEALSALLVAVEDADLHVRQMALNALGEIGDVRALPRLRRALGDGRPEVRYQGIIAFCRVSQEEDDTLEALEKATSDEDAAVRYIALRIAEERIDTTAKHLPPPSCNGTRSARAASWTKLGPRAREMLHDPARQVRVVAAIFLAKTGDDTGHEIIERVVRGQLRADKEDEREAVEIAGELELRELVPHLERRAWGAGKWLRDTCAFHAKIALARMSHPRAQAEITRDLGAGKRETRSAAVVAAGRARLVDLRETIAALPDDAVDPELRADALQRLQRGPHRVTE from the coding sequence ATGCTGACGCCGCCGCTCGCCAGAAACCTCGAAGCCTCCGTGCGCGATCTCGAATCGACACGGCCCTCCACGCGTGCATCCTCGATTGCCGATCTGGTGCGCCATGCCCAGGGCGATGCGGCCGTGCGCACCCGGGCGATTCCGCTGCTCGAGAAAGCGCTTGCCTCGGATGCGGCGCCGGAGGTGCGCTCGGCCGCCGCCGTGGCGCTGGGCGATCTCGGTGCAAACGAGGCGTTGAGCGCGTTGCTCGTCGCGGTGGAAGATGCCGATCTCCACGTGCGGCAGATGGCTCTGAACGCCCTGGGCGAAATCGGCGACGTGCGCGCATTGCCCCGCTTGCGACGTGCGCTCGGCGACGGCCGGCCCGAGGTGCGCTACCAAGGCATCATCGCGTTCTGCCGCGTTTCGCAGGAAGAAGACGACACGCTCGAGGCCCTGGAGAAGGCGACGTCGGACGAGGACGCGGCGGTTCGCTACATCGCGCTGCGCATCGCCGAAGAGCGCATCGACACGACGGCGAAGCACTTGCCGCCGCCGTCGTGCAACGGCACCCGCTCGGCGCGGGCGGCGTCGTGGACGAAGCTCGGTCCGCGCGCCCGTGAGATGCTGCACGATCCGGCGCGCCAAGTCCGTGTGGTGGCGGCCATCTTCCTCGCCAAGACGGGCGACGACACGGGGCACGAGATCATCGAGCGCGTGGTGCGCGGGCAGCTCCGCGCGGACAAGGAAGACGAGCGCGAGGCCGTCGAAATCGCGGGAGAACTCGAGCTGCGCGAGCTCGTTCCGCACCTCGAACGCCGCGCGTGGGGCGCGGGAAAATGGCTGCGCGACACCTGCGCCTTCCACGCGAAGATCGCGCTGGCCCGCATGAGCCACCCGCGCGCGCAGGCCGAGATCACGCGCGATCTCGGCGCCGGAAAGCGCGAAACGCGTTCGGCCGCGGTGGTGGCCGCCGGGCGCGCCCGCCTGGTCGACTTGCGCGAAACCATCGCCGCGCTGCCCGACGACGCGGTCGATCCCGAGCTGCGAGCCGATGCCCTCCAGCGCTTGCAGCGCGGCCCCCATCGAGTGACGGAGTGA
- a CDS encoding ABC transporter permease subunit: protein MKALPLLLIFLLSAGVVLFGHGSPTRLDPTLAWMAPSVARPFGSGEGGIDLLSLTAHAELRGIVLAVLVALGGFVLGTPLGAAAAFARGRFESGVARTCDLLQAFPTFLLALVVLSAVRSPTRWHLGLVFSLTAWAPFARLALAQARVLRAAAFVDASVALGQTPPRVFWHHVLPNLLGVVKVQLGSTASAIVVSEAALAFVGFGPHDGVSLGNVLDQGVAAMLRAPHVLTVGALAVFVTSASMLLAAGAERT, encoded by the coding sequence GTGAAGGCGCTTCCGCTGCTCCTGATTTTCCTCCTTTCGGCGGGGGTGGTGCTTTTTGGCCATGGCTCACCGACCCGGCTCGATCCCACGTTGGCCTGGATGGCGCCCAGCGTGGCGCGGCCGTTTGGATCGGGGGAGGGGGGCATCGATTTGCTGTCGCTCACGGCCCATGCGGAGCTTCGGGGCATCGTGCTCGCGGTGCTGGTGGCACTCGGTGGCTTCGTTCTGGGGACGCCGCTCGGTGCGGCGGCGGCGTTTGCGCGCGGCAGGTTCGAAAGCGGTGTGGCGCGCACGTGCGATCTCTTGCAGGCTTTCCCCACATTTCTGCTCGCGCTGGTGGTGCTCTCGGCGGTGCGCAGCCCCACGCGATGGCACCTGGGGCTCGTCTTCTCGCTGACCGCATGGGCGCCGTTCGCACGGCTCGCGCTGGCGCAAGCGCGCGTGCTTCGGGCGGCGGCGTTCGTCGATGCTTCGGTGGCGCTCGGCCAGACGCCGCCGCGGGTGTTTTGGCACCACGTCCTGCCGAATCTGCTCGGTGTGGTCAAAGTCCAGCTGGGGTCAACGGCTTCGGCCATCGTCGTGAGCGAGGCCGCCCTCGCGTTCGTCGGTTTCGGACCGCACGATGGCGTTTCCCTGGGCAACGTTCTCGATCAAGGGGTTGCCGCCATGCTTCGCGCGCCGCACGTGCTCACGGTGGGGGCGCTCGCGGTCTTCGTCACGAGCGCATCCATGCTGTTGGCGGCAGGGGCCGAACGGACGTAA
- a CDS encoding ABC transporter permease, producing the protein MAWRGAEAVALLVVLASLVFLALRTLPGDPAALILGDQASAAELSALRARLGFDRPLYVQYAHYLRGLLTLDFGDSLRRPGVRAAARVFEALGPTGELAGLAVAMGSVVGITSAVLAVGPWLGAGRRHVERAFVVVASTPLLAFAPLLTYVFAVRWRVLPLPGDPDAGFLGLVFASALLAVPLSAHVARIGRAALQDVSGAPFLTVVRAKGGSFARAWFLHGLPATSGPIVTTIGTQLGALLGGAVVLERLFERPGLGTLILESYASRDLPVLEASVVAAGSLFVATQAIAGAVHAAIDPRVRS; encoded by the coding sequence ATGGCTTGGCGCGGCGCCGAAGCCGTGGCGCTGCTCGTGGTCCTCGCGTCGCTGGTCTTCTTGGCCCTGCGCACCTTGCCGGGCGATCCCGCAGCGCTGATCCTCGGTGACCAGGCGAGCGCCGCGGAGCTTTCTGCGCTGCGTGCGCGTCTGGGCTTCGATCGGCCGCTCTATGTGCAGTATGCACATTATTTGCGCGGCCTGCTGACGCTCGATTTCGGCGACTCCCTTCGCCGGCCCGGCGTGCGTGCGGCGGCCCGCGTCTTCGAGGCCCTGGGGCCCACCGGCGAGCTGGCCGGGCTGGCCGTGGCCATGGGATCGGTCGTGGGAATCACCTCCGCGGTGCTCGCCGTAGGGCCCTGGCTCGGTGCGGGGCGGCGTCACGTAGAGCGCGCGTTCGTCGTCGTGGCATCGACCCCGCTGCTCGCGTTTGCGCCGCTCCTGACCTACGTGTTCGCCGTGCGCTGGCGCGTACTTCCGCTGCCGGGGGATCCCGATGCGGGCTTTCTCGGGCTCGTCTTTGCCAGCGCGCTGCTGGCCGTGCCGCTCTCCGCGCACGTGGCGCGCATCGGGCGTGCGGCCCTTCAGGACGTGAGCGGCGCGCCGTTTCTGACGGTGGTGCGGGCCAAAGGGGGAAGCTTCGCGCGCGCGTGGTTCCTGCACGGGCTGCCCGCGACCTCGGGGCCCATCGTGACCACCATTGGGACGCAGCTCGGTGCGCTCCTCGGCGGTGCCGTGGTGCTGGAGCGGCTCTTCGAGCGGCCGGGGCTCGGTACCTTGATCCTCGAGTCGTACGCCTCGCGCGATCTGCCGGTGCTCGAGGCCTCCGTCGTGGCCGCGGGCTCGCTTTTCGTGGCGACGCAAGCGATTGCCGGCGCCGTGCATGCGGCCATCGACCCGCGGGTGCGGTCGTGA
- a CDS encoding YfhL family 4Fe-4S dicluster ferredoxin, translated as MSTYITADCINCGACEPECPNEAISEGDEIYVIDPELCTECVGFHDHEACQAVCPVECCLPDPNHTEDEKVLLERALRLHPEDEELKKAASANEFASRFRK; from the coding sequence ATGTCGACGTACATCACGGCGGACTGCATTAATTGTGGAGCATGCGAACCGGAGTGCCCGAACGAGGCCATTAGCGAGGGCGACGAGATCTACGTCATCGATCCGGAGCTCTGCACCGAGTGCGTTGGGTTTCACGACCACGAGGCCTGCCAGGCCGTTTGCCCCGTCGAGTGCTGCCTTCCCGATCCGAACCACACCGAGGACGAGAAGGTGCTTCTCGAGCGGGCGCTTCGCCTGCACCCGGAAGATGAAGAGCTGAAGAAGGCGGCCTCGGCGAACGAGTTCGCGTCTCGCTTCCGCAAGTGA
- a CDS encoding L-2-amino-thiazoline-4-carboxylic acid hydrolase, with translation MNEKLLLSPLAALGLIEKSFFEHLGKLSLGGEESSIRDRIRGLAPKTRHLIHNELDEGNVGFTLLAVAAYDVLLPQLGSEKALHIVDACLNEPLRAWVLEGTAGMLDASADPFEAITQSSREREEHYFGPSFAFERPVDDGFGYVLNVRRCLFHETLRALERTEVQPVLCRFDLNWIDGIDPARHRMRFARPSTFATADLCRMWFMRLEGPMLLKKAHAKTNP, from the coding sequence ATGAATGAAAAACTGCTGCTTTCGCCCCTCGCCGCACTCGGGCTCATCGAGAAAAGCTTCTTCGAGCACCTGGGAAAGCTTTCCCTCGGCGGCGAGGAGTCGTCGATTCGGGACCGCATCCGGGGTCTTGCGCCGAAGACGCGGCACCTGATCCACAACGAGCTCGATGAGGGCAACGTCGGCTTCACCTTGCTGGCCGTGGCGGCGTACGACGTGCTCCTGCCGCAGCTTGGCTCCGAAAAAGCGCTGCACATCGTCGACGCTTGCCTCAACGAACCGCTGCGCGCGTGGGTTCTCGAGGGCACGGCGGGCATGCTCGACGCGTCCGCCGACCCTTTCGAGGCCATCACCCAGAGCTCGCGCGAACGCGAAGAGCATTATTTCGGCCCCTCCTTCGCGTTCGAGCGGCCCGTCGACGACGGCTTCGGCTACGTGCTCAACGTGCGGCGCTGCCTCTTTCACGAGACGCTGCGCGCGCTCGAACGAACCGAGGTGCAGCCCGTGCTATGTCGCTTCGATCTCAACTGGATCGATGGCATCGACCCCGCGCGCCATCGTATGCGCTTCGCACGCCCCAGCACCTTCGCCACGGCGGACCTTTGCCGCATGTGGTTCATGCGCCTCGAGGGGCCGATGCTCCTGAAAAAAGCCCATGCCAAGACGAACCCCTGA